CGTGGTTGCGGATAGGTATGACGTGTCGGCTTGTTGCCACGCTGCAAAGCGTCGCGATACGTGAGGGTGGCGGCGCTGCATCGCTTCGTCGCTGCGAAATCCTGGGTGGCATGCCACGATATCCAACGCTCGCCGTTACCTCACGATTCAACGCGTCACGACTACCCGCCCCCGTCCGTGGCATCGAACTCACGCGACGCAGCAGCAATCCGTTCCGCGAGCCCCGAGTCTCGCCGCGTCGGTGTCGCGATCGCTTCGGCGAGCACTGCCCGCGTGCCGATCACATCGACGCGCTCCCGCGCTCGCGTGATCGCCGTATAGACCAGCTCACGCGACAGCACGCGGCTGAACACCGCTGGCAGGACCAGCACCGCATGCTCGAACTCCGAGCCCTGCGACTTGTGCACAGTGAGCGCGAAAGCCGTATCGTGCGGCGGCAGCGCAGCCGGCGACACGGCGCGCACGCCGCCGTCACCGGTGCGGAAATACACTCGCAGCGCGCCGCCCGGCCCAGGCAACGCGATGCCGATATCGCCGTTGAACAGGCCGAGCGCATAGTCGTTGCGCGTCACCATGACGGGCCGGCCCGCGAACCACGATCCACCGATCGCCGACGGCACGCGCGCAACGCGGCGCACCTCGGCGGCCATCGCGATGTTCAGCTGTTCGACACCGCGTGGACCACCGCGCGTCGCGCACAAAATCCGGAAGCGATTCAGCGCGTCGAAGAGCGGCAACGGATCGGGGTCGTCAGTTGCCAATGCCGCCGTGAGTGCGGCCGCGTACGGCGTGAATCCGGCTGCGAGTCGCTGTGTCGTGCGTTCGCCGAACGTCGGGTTCGCGTCTTCGTGAAGTACTGCGCGTTGTTCGGACTGTGCGCCGTCGGTCAGTACGTCGAGCGCGGCTGTGCTTGCGCCACGCCGGATCGCCAGCGAAAGACGTCCGATCGGCGAGTCCAATCCGAAGCGATAATTGCGTTCGAGCCAGACGACGCAATCGGCGAGCGGTGTGTTGGACGGCTGCGGATCGTGTTCGGTGTGCGCATCGCTTTCAGCGGGTTCTGCGGTCGCGGCGGTCTCGTCCAGCGACCATGACGGCGCGGCATCGTCGCCAAGCCACGGCGGCGTTTCGTCGTTGGAGATCCATCCCGCGCCGGGCGATGTTTGCTCCGCGTCCTGATCGTCCTGATCGTTGTCCGCGTGTGGCAGTGCCGCCGCCAACGTCGTGGCATCGATCGAAAGTGCAGTTGCAATCGCGTCGATACCAGCCGAGCTGAACGCGGGCCGCGCGCTCAGTTCCGCGAACACCGCGCCTGCCTCTACCGCAGCAAGCTGGTCCTTGTCGCCGAGCATCACGAGCCGCGTCTGCGGTGCAATGGCGTCGAGCAGATGCGCGGCCATCGCGACATCGATCATCGATGCCTCGTCGACGACGACAACGTCGTACGGCAACGGATTGTCCCGATGATGCCGATAGCGTCCGGACGGCCCCGCGCCGAGCAAACGGTGCAGCGTGTACGACGTCTGCGGCAGCCGCGCCGCGAGTTCGGGAGGCAAGCTGCCGGCCCGCGCGAGCAGCGCCTCCTGCATCCGCTGTGCGGCTTTGCCGGTCGGCGCGGCAAGCGCGATCCGCAGATCGGCGCGCAGATCGAGCAGACACGCGAGCACGCCGACGACCGTCGTCGTCTTGCCTGTACCCGGTCCACCGCTGACGATCGTCAGCCCGCTCGTCAACGCCGTCGCCGCCGCGACGCGCTGCCAGTCGATACTGTCGTCGGGCGGCGGTCCGAAGTAGCGCAGCAACCGCGTCTGGATATCGCTCGTACTCGACGATTGCTCGCCGGCATCGTCATGCATCAGCAGCGCCCGTGCGGCCCGCTCGTGCGCGACGAGCGAACGCGCGAGGCTGCGCTCATAGTCGTAGTAGCGCGCGAGATACAGGCGCCCATGCGCGTCGAGCACCAGCGGACGCAATGCCATCGCTTCCTGCGTACCGTCGCAAACCACCCCGCTCGCGAACAGCGCGGCGCGGATCTCGCGCGGTGTCGTTTCATAACGCCGCGCGAGCGCCCACATCGGCACGCACACGTGACCGTCGGCAGTCGCGCGGCTCGCGGCAAACGCGGCACGCGCAGCCCAGCGAACGATCTCCGCCGACGCACCCGACCGCCGCGTCAACGCCGCGATGCGTCGCGCGAATCCGTCGGCGAGCGCGGTGCTGAAATCGGTCGGAGCCGGCAGCCTGATGTCGGCTTCCGGGAACGGGGCCTTGGGTGCATCGGTGCGTGTGCGCGTGCTGGGGTGCGTACTCATACCGCGCCTCCGTCCATCAACGCATCGAGTTCCATCACCAGACCGTACGGTGGTCGACGCGCATGCACGCCGGCAGGCTCCGCACCATCCTGCCAACCCGGACGCACGCCGCGCACGAACAGATACAGATAGCCGCCGAGATGCCGGTCAAAATCGTACGCGTCACGCAGACGCGATTTCAGATAGCGATGCAGCGCGACCGTGTACAGCAGCGCCTGCAGGTGATACGCGTGCCCGGCCATCGCAGCGTCGAGCGAAGCCGCGCCGTAGTCGGCCGGCGTATCGCCGAGATGATTCGATTTCCAGTCGACGATCCAGTATCTCCCGTCATGCTCGACGATCATGTCGATGAAGCCTTTGACGAAACCGCGCAGCGCACCCGGTTCGAGCGCGACGTCGGGATAATCCCACGCGACGAGACACGCACGCAGCGCCGCGAAATCGAGCGACGCTGCAGGAAACAGGAACGCGAGTTCGTTGAGCCGCCGCGCCGGGTTCAGGCGCTCGAGCGTCATACCCGGTACGAGTTCGGTCGCGACGATGTCTTCGAGCAGCCGATACATCATTCGCGGCAGACGCGCGGCAAGATCCAGCGTGGCTGGTGCAGGACGTTCGCGCAACGCGCGCAGGATCGCCTCGGGCCACGTATCGCGGTTGGAAAAATCGGCCAGTTCGAACATCCGGTGCAGGCATTCGCCGGCCGCTGCGCCGCGCGGAAACGCGAGGATATCGTCGGCGGCGAGCGGTTCGGCTTGCGGTTCAATCCACGCCGGTTGTGCGACCAGATCGGCGACACCGTCGTGATCGGGACGCTCTTCTTCCGGCTGCGTGAATGCGTCGCTGCTACGTGCGCCGGCCGTGATCATGCCGCTGAAGCTCGCCATGCGCCACTGGTCGCGCAGTATCCGTCGACTCGTACGCGCGCGCATTTCGCGACCGCTGTCCGCACGACTTTCGAGCGGCACGCGGCGCAGACCGACCGGTAACGGATCGAGTGCGATCGGTCCGCCGTCGAGTGCCTGCCAGCGCCCAAGCAGCTCGCTCTCTTCGGGCGGTGCAGCCAGCCAGTCGTCGAACGTGCGACCTGCGCCCGCGACGAGCCAGTTCAACACACTGCGTCGCGATTCTTTGGTCGAGCGCGACGACAGATAAGTGCCCGCGACGAGATAGCAGCGGTACACCGCGCGCGTCAACGCGACGTAGACGAGCCGCGCGCGCTCTGCCGCCTGTTCGCGCGATGCGTAGCGCGCCGCCTGCTCGGCCTGCTCGTCGTCGTAGCCGTAGTGCAGCACCGCGACGCCCGTATCGTCGTGATACTCGCGCGCATCGGGCAGACCCGACGCTGGCGGATCGCGCAACGCGCCGTCGTTCAGGAACGGACAGAACACGACCGCGTATTCGAGCCCCTTCGACTTGTGCACCGTGACGATCTGCACGAGATTGCGATCCGACTCGAGACGCAGTTGCGCATCGTCGCCACCGCCCTGCTCGCGCTGCGCCGCGAGCCAGCGCAGCGTCGGCGCGATGCCGGGCTGCGTCGACGCGCGCGCCTGCAGCAGCTCGGCGAGATGGTTCACGTCGGTAAGCCGGCGCTCGCCATCGGGCCCGGCGACGAGCCGCTGCGCGACGCCCAGCTCGCGCATCAGCGTGCGCCACATCGCGGCGAAACCGCGTTCGTGCCACAGCGTCCGGTAGTGCGAGAAGCGTTCGACCCAACCCATCGCATCGGCGGCATGCGCGGGATCGTCGGCGGGCGACGGTGCGTCGGTCAGTTGTTCGAGACGCCATAGCGCGGATGCGTCGAGGCCGAGCCAGTCGGTGGCGAGCGCGGCACGCAGTCGTCGCAGATCGCCGGGTGTATCGACCGCAGCCAGCACACGCTCGATCTGTTCCGCGTCGAGCGTCGAGAACACCGACGCCTGCGCAAGCTCCACGCTACCGACGCCCCATGCGGCCAGCACGCGCTTGATCAGGCTGCCCTGCCTGTGCGTCTGTACGAGCACCGCGATGTTGCCAGGCGCGAGCGGCGCGTCGCCGACTTTCACGCTGCCTTCGCGCGCACCGCGCAGCAGACGCACAATCTCGGCCGCGCACGCTTCGCTCGCTGCCCGCTGCGCGTCGCGTTTCGTTAGCGCTGATTCACCGCCCGGCAGCGTCCAGATATGGAAGTCAGGCGCGTGCTCGTCGTCATGCCCCGTCGCGAGATCGACGAACGGCTCACGCTGCCGCTCACCCGCGCGCACCGGCTGATAGTCGAGCCCATCGAGCACGAACGCGCGCGGGTTCGCTTCGAAGAAGCGGTTGCACGCGTCGACGATCGGCGCCGTCGAGCGCTGGTTGACCGCGAGCGTGTAGCGCGCCGACGCCTCGGCACGCGCGGCGAGATACGTGTGCAAATCGGCCGCGCGAAAACTGTAGATCGCCTGCTTCGGATCGCCGACCAGAAACAGCGGGCCAGCCGGCGCAAAGATCCGGTTGAAGATCGCGAACTGCAGCGGATCGGTATCCTGGAACTCATCGATCAGCGCGGCCGGATAGCGTGCGCGCAACGTCTCGGCGAGCCACGGATGCGCGGCAAGCGCGCGATACAGGTTCGACAGCAGATCGTCGAACGATACGACGCGACGCGTACGCTTGCGGGCTGCGAGTTCGTCGGGGGCATAGGCGAGCCACGTCTGCACTAGCGCGAGCCAGCGTGCGCGCTGTGCGGCTTCGGCGGCGACGACGGCTGCTGCGAGTTCGTCGGCGAGCGTGAAGAACGGATGCTCGGGCGGCTCGAACTTCACCTTGGTCGCTTTCGCCAGAGCCGACGCGGTCAGCTTGAGCGCGGCGCGCGGCGGTGGCGCATGGCAGTCGCGTTGCGCGAAATAGTCGCGCCATGCGTCGACGGCCGCGGCGATCGCTTCGGGCTTGTGCGACGTTTTGCTCAACCGCTCGGCAGCCTGCGCAAGTAGCGCAACGATCGCGTCGCGCTCCGCTTCCCATAGCGCGCACGCGGCGTCGAAGCGCGTCTGCGGATCGTCCTCGCCTTGTACAACCGCGCCATCGTCATTGCTAACTGCACCACTACCCCAGCGCAACTCCGCAAGCGGTTTCTTCAACCGACGTGCCAACTGTTCATCGAGCGCAGCAGGCCCCGCGCGCTTGCCGACGAGCCACGCGGCGAACGCCGGATGCGCGGCCGCCACCGGCTCGACGCGTTCGCGCCAGAAATCGGCGGCGAGTTCGAAACGCAGCGGCGCGTCGTCGGCTTCCATCTCGAACGCGAATGGCATCGCCGCCGCGAACGGTGCCTCCTGCAACGCGCGCTGGCAGAACGCGTGGATCGTGTGGATCGCTGCCTGATCGAACGCGCGTAGTGCACGCTTGACGATGCCGGCCGCCTTCCCCAGATCGATCCCACTGCCAGGCGCGAGCGTCGTATCGAACAGCCCCGCGATAAACGGGTCGCCGCCGTCGTCGCCGGTTTCGAGCGCGCGCTGCAATTCCGCCAGGCGGCTGCGGATGCGCTCGTGCAGTTCAGCCGTGGCCGCCTTGGTGAAAGTGACGACGAGGATCTGGTCCGCGCCGAGATTCTTTTCGAGCAGCAGCCGCACGTACAGCGCGCAGATATTCCACGTCTTGCCAGTACCCGCCGACGCCTCGATCTGGTTCACGCCATCGAGCGCGCAGCCGAATACGTCGAGCTCGCGGGCGTCGGTCGGCGGTTGCATCGCGGCGCTCATGACGTGCTCCGCAGATGCTCGGCGAGCGGCTTGAACACGATCGCCGCGAGCGTGCCGAACGGTTCGTCGAGTGTCAGCGGTGTGCCGCGCAGCGCGATCCGCAACGCGGCATCGTCCGATTCGCTGCGCACCCGCTCGTTGATCCATGCGCCCTGTGCCGCCGAATCGCTGTCGCTGATCTTCGCCCATGCGCTCTTCGGGAAGAACCGCAACGGCAGCGAACGGCCAGCGCGAAACAGCGCGGCGAGCGGCGCGAGTTCATCAAGCGGCGCGGCAACCGGCGCGAACTCGAAGGTCTCGCCGCTGCCGTGCCACACCGTTCGACGCGCACCGTCGGGCAGCGCCGCGCAGTAGACCAGGTGCGCGATCCACGCGGACAGGTAGTCACGCGCAGTCGGCCGCGCGTAGCGAAACACGACTTGCCCCGCGTCGGTCAGCAGGTTCAGCGTGCCGTGCAGTTGCAGCGGCGTCTGGACTGCTTCGCGCAGTGACGCATCGTATTGACCGAACAGCGCGAAGTCGCCGGTATCGGGCCAGCGCGGCACCACGTCGAGCGCGAACGGCAGGCGTTGCGCGCCGCCAGCCAGCGCATGCCGGACGCCGTCCGCGAGTTGCCGTAGCGCGCCGAGTTCGCGCGCGCGCCACACGGAACCGGTCGCGCCGCCGGGCAATTCGGGGCTTGCCTCGGCAATGCGATGTATCCGCTCGAGTGCTCCTGGTTGCTCATTCGTGTCGAGCAATGCGGGCAGCAGACGATCGGCCAGCGCATCGCGACCCGCGTAGTCGAGTTCGAACGGTTCGGTATCGAGCAGCTCGCCCTGCGTATCGGACAGCACGATGCCGAGCCGGTCGCGCAACAGCGCGCGGGCGGGATGGCGCCAGAAGCGCTGGAAATCGTCGAAGGCCACGGGCGTGGCAATTTCCACGGGCAGCGGTTCGGTGAAGAACGGCGCCGTCGTTGCATCGTGCGGTGTGGCGAGCAACGCAGCGAGTTCCGCGCGATCGGGGTCGTATGTGAAGAGCGGCGCGTCGCTTCGCGGCTCGAAGTAATCGGCGGAGAACGCCTGCAGCGGATGCTCGACGATAAACGCGCGCCGCGCCTTATCGAGTTCCTTCGGTGACGCGTCCGGCCCCACCGACACACGCGCCAGATGATCGAGCAGTTCATCGACGAGCGCGGCCGGCGGCAGCGGCGCGTTGTCGCGAATGCTGCGACCCGTGTACGCGATCAGCAGACGATCGCGTGCGGCCAGCAACAGATCGAGAAACAGATTGCGCTCGTCGTCGCGACGCTGGCGGTCACCGGCTTTGCCGAACGCCGCCATCAGATCGAACTCGTCCGCGCGCGCGAGGCTCGGCAGCACGCCATCGTCCATGCCGAGCAGACACACGACGCGATACGGCAGTCCACGCAAACTGGTCAGCGACGAGAATGTGACGCTGCCCCACGGCACACCACCGCGCGCCGGATCGTCGAGCGCGGCGGCGAGCGCGGTGCGCACGACAGCGGCAGGCAACGGTTCGTCGTGTGCGCCGCTGTGCATCGCGTCGCCCATTGCATCGATTGCGTCGCGCACGTCGGCGACTGCGTCCGCGAATTCGACGCCGGCATCGAAGCACTGCCCGAGTGTGTCGAGCAGCAGTCGGGTCCACGCGGCCGGCGTCTGATCCAGCGACGCGCGGCGCACGAATGCATCCAGATGATCGACGAAACGCGCGAGACGGCCGAGCAGTTCGGCATCGGGACCGCCTGCGCCTTCGACGGGCAGCCACGCATCGACGGGTTCGCCGCGATCCGGCATCGCGTAGCCGAGGAACAGCCGCGTCAACGCATCGGCGAACGTGTGGCGCGCGACCGGCACCGCCGCGTCTTCGGGCTCGACCGGTGAGAGGCCGCGTCGCGCGCCTGCGGCCGCGAGCCATTCCTGCGCGGTTTCGAGCGCCATCGCGTCAATGCCATAGTGCACCGCGACCGCATCCACGCGCAGCCACTCGATCAGCTCGGGCGCGGCCGCGCTACGCTCGGGCAACGCGAGCCAGTCGAGCAGCACGCGCGCGACCGGGTTCGCCTCGGTCGGCGGCAAGCCGGTGATTCGATACGGAATGCGGCGCGACGACGCTTCGCTGCGCCCCGCCGCCGTGCCAAACACTGTGCCGAACACGGCGTCGATCAGCGGACCAGCGGCGGCAAGATCGGGACAGGCGACAAGCACGTCGGACGGCTGCAGGTCATCGAATTCGTCGAACCAGCCGAGCAACCGGTCGTGCAGCACTTCGAGCTGCCGCGACAGGCTATGGCAGACGTGTACCTCGATGCCGTTCGCACTCGACAGCGCGGGCGGTTCCTCCGGCTCCAGCGCGAGCATCGCGTTCTGCACGGCGGCAAGCCAGGTCGGCTCCGGGTTCTCGACATACACCGACGATTCGCTCGATGCCGCGCTCTCGGTCAGTTCGTGCAGCATGTGCAGTTGCGCCTGGGTCTGCCGCCCCCACTCCGCGAGCAGCGGATGCCCGACCTCCTGATAGTCGCGCTGCCCCGCCGCGTCGAGCGCCTCGATGCGCCGTTCGCTGACGATGTCGAACCAGAACTCGCGGCACGGGTTCATCGCGTACAGCCGCACGTCGACCCAGCGCGACAGCGTGCGCAGCAGCTCGACGTGCAGCGGCGGCATCGTCGGCAGCGCGAACACATAAACAGCCGCGGGCCAGTCCGCGCGCGCGATCGCATCGAGATCAAGGGTGTGGGCCTCGTCGAGAAAACGGTAGGCCGGGGGCGTGACCGGGGCAGTGGATCGGGAGCGTGCCCCTCCCGAACCTTTCTTTCTGTCGGCTGACGTTTCCGGTGCAGCCTCGTTCGCCACTTCGGCGAGCACCGCGCGCCACAGCGCAGCCTGCCACGCCTCGTCCTCGCGCGCCGCCGCGCTCGCACCGATCAGACGTGGCCCGCTTTCGCCAGGTGCACCAGGCGCACCCGGCACACCGTTCGCAAAAATCGACCCACCCTTCTGCCACTGCAACAGCCATTCGGGACGATAGGTCAGATAGTGATCGAGCACCGTCGCGATCCGATGCGCGAGTTCGTAGCGCATCGGCGGATCGGCGGCATCGAGATACGCGCGCAAACGGGGCGACGCATTCCACGGCGCGAGTGCGCTGTCTTCGTCGGTCCGGCCGAGCTGCCGGTAGCAGCGCCAGACGAGCCGGTCGGGTGCGTACGGCGAATGCGCCTGCACCGGAATCACGCCACCGATCTGCTCCCACAGCCACTGC
This portion of the Paraburkholderia flava genome encodes:
- a CDS encoding AAA family ATPase, whose product is MSTHPSTRTRTDAPKAPFPEADIRLPAPTDFSTALADGFARRIAALTRRSGASAEIVRWAARAAFAASRATADGHVCVPMWALARRYETTPREIRAALFASGVVCDGTQEAMALRPLVLDAHGRLYLARYYDYERSLARSLVAHERAARALLMHDDAGEQSSSTSDIQTRLLRYFGPPPDDSIDWQRVAAATALTSGLTIVSGGPGTGKTTTVVGVLACLLDLRADLRIALAAPTGKAAQRMQEALLARAGSLPPELAARLPQTSYTLHRLLGAGPSGRYRHHRDNPLPYDVVVVDEASMIDVAMAAHLLDAIAPQTRLVMLGDKDQLAAVEAGAVFAELSARPAFSSAGIDAIATALSIDATTLAAALPHADNDQDDQDAEQTSPGAGWISNDETPPWLGDDAAPSWSLDETAATAEPAESDAHTEHDPQPSNTPLADCVVWLERNYRFGLDSPIGRLSLAIRRGASTAALDVLTDGAQSEQRAVLHEDANPTFGERTTQRLAAGFTPYAAALTAALATDDPDPLPLFDALNRFRILCATRGGPRGVEQLNIAMAAEVRRVARVPSAIGGSWFAGRPVMVTRNDYALGLFNGDIGIALPGPGGALRVYFRTGDGGVRAVSPAALPPHDTAFALTVHKSQGSEFEHAVLVLPAVFSRVLSRELVYTAITRARERVDVIGTRAVLAEAIATPTRRDSGLAERIAAASREFDATDGGG
- the recB gene encoding exodeoxyribonuclease V subunit beta, which produces MSAAMQPPTDARELDVFGCALDGVNQIEASAGTGKTWNICALYVRLLLEKNLGADQILVVTFTKAATAELHERIRSRLAELQRALETGDDGGDPFIAGLFDTTLAPGSGIDLGKAAGIVKRALRAFDQAAIHTIHAFCQRALQEAPFAAAMPFAFEMEADDAPLRFELAADFWRERVEPVAAAHPAFAAWLVGKRAGPAALDEQLARRLKKPLAELRWGSGAVSNDDGAVVQGEDDPQTRFDAACALWEAERDAIVALLAQAAERLSKTSHKPEAIAAAVDAWRDYFAQRDCHAPPPRAALKLTASALAKATKVKFEPPEHPFFTLADELAAAVVAAEAAQRARWLALVQTWLAYAPDELAARKRTRRVVSFDDLLSNLYRALAAHPWLAETLRARYPAALIDEFQDTDPLQFAIFNRIFAPAGPLFLVGDPKQAIYSFRAADLHTYLAARAEASARYTLAVNQRSTAPIVDACNRFFEANPRAFVLDGLDYQPVRAGERQREPFVDLATGHDDEHAPDFHIWTLPGGESALTKRDAQRAASEACAAEIVRLLRGAREGSVKVGDAPLAPGNIAVLVQTHRQGSLIKRVLAAWGVGSVELAQASVFSTLDAEQIERVLAAVDTPGDLRRLRAALATDWLGLDASALWRLEQLTDAPSPADDPAHAADAMGWVERFSHYRTLWHERGFAAMWRTLMRELGVAQRLVAGPDGERRLTDVNHLAELLQARASTQPGIAPTLRWLAAQREQGGGDDAQLRLESDRNLVQIVTVHKSKGLEYAVVFCPFLNDGALRDPPASGLPDAREYHDDTGVAVLHYGYDDEQAEQAARYASREQAAERARLVYVALTRAVYRCYLVAGTYLSSRSTKESRRSVLNWLVAGAGRTFDDWLAAPPEESELLGRWQALDGGPIALDPLPVGLRRVPLESRADSGREMRARTSRRILRDQWRMASFSGMITAGARSSDAFTQPEEERPDHDGVADLVAQPAWIEPQAEPLAADDILAFPRGAAAGECLHRMFELADFSNRDTWPEAILRALRERPAPATLDLAARLPRMMYRLLEDIVATELVPGMTLERLNPARRLNELAFLFPAASLDFAALRACLVAWDYPDVALEPGALRGFVKGFIDMIVEHDGRYWIVDWKSNHLGDTPADYGAASLDAAMAGHAYHLQALLYTVALHRYLKSRLRDAYDFDRHLGGYLYLFVRGVRPGWQDGAEPAGVHARRPPYGLVMELDALMDGGAV
- the recC gene encoding exodeoxyribonuclease V subunit gamma; its protein translation is MLQLFYSNRYETLVAALLADMADAPSEPWVAQPLIVPSAALRRRLELDIAAQRGVCANVDFRYLAQWLWEQIGGVIPVQAHSPYAPDRLVWRCYRQLGRTDEDSALAPWNASPRLRAYLDAADPPMRYELAHRIATVLDHYLTYRPEWLLQWQKGGSIFANGVPGAPGAPGESGPRLIGASAAAREDEAWQAALWRAVLAEVANEAAPETSADRKKGSGGARSRSTAPVTPPAYRFLDEAHTLDLDAIARADWPAAVYVFALPTMPPLHVELLRTLSRWVDVRLYAMNPCREFWFDIVSERRIEALDAAGQRDYQEVGHPLLAEWGRQTQAQLHMLHELTESAASSESSVYVENPEPTWLAAVQNAMLALEPEEPPALSSANGIEVHVCHSLSRQLEVLHDRLLGWFDEFDDLQPSDVLVACPDLAAAGPLIDAVFGTVFGTAAGRSEASSRRIPYRITGLPPTEANPVARVLLDWLALPERSAAAPELIEWLRVDAVAVHYGIDAMALETAQEWLAAAGARRGLSPVEPEDAAVPVARHTFADALTRLFLGYAMPDRGEPVDAWLPVEGAGGPDAELLGRLARFVDHLDAFVRRASLDQTPAAWTRLLLDTLGQCFDAGVEFADAVADVRDAIDAMGDAMHSGAHDEPLPAAVVRTALAAALDDPARGGVPWGSVTFSSLTSLRGLPYRVVCLLGMDDGVLPSLARADEFDLMAAFGKAGDRQRRDDERNLFLDLLLAARDRLLIAYTGRSIRDNAPLPPAALVDELLDHLARVSVGPDASPKELDKARRAFIVEHPLQAFSADYFEPRSDAPLFTYDPDRAELAALLATPHDATTAPFFTEPLPVEIATPVAFDDFQRFWRHPARALLRDRLGIVLSDTQGELLDTEPFELDYAGRDALADRLLPALLDTNEQPGALERIHRIAEASPELPGGATGSVWRARELGALRQLADGVRHALAGGAQRLPFALDVVPRWPDTGDFALFGQYDASLREAVQTPLQLHGTLNLLTDAGQVVFRYARPTARDYLSAWIAHLVYCAALPDGARRTVWHGSGETFEFAPVAAPLDELAPLAALFRAGRSLPLRFFPKSAWAKISDSDSAAQGAWINERVRSESDDAALRIALRGTPLTLDEPFGTLAAIVFKPLAEHLRSTS